One part of the Streptococcus sp. oral taxon 431 genome encodes these proteins:
- a CDS encoding DUF4230 domain-containing protein, with translation MNLVLIAIIAIGVLFFLPKEHKSEVKSSINIESIEKVNEVVFLNAGINEIISETKTTQVFGFDVPFSKKTALVILNYKAKFGIKSSVKIEQIGEKEYKVIVPKFEVIGVELSKDNPYNLYDDHGELLSGTTEDVDTGKLVTNQLSSDKQAEYLDKFKSEIKESAINYYKTIFSSMDSEVKVTIEFTE, from the coding sequence TTGAATCTGGTATTAATAGCTATTATAGCTATTGGAGTGCTATTTTTCTTACCTAAGGAACATAAATCAGAAGTCAAATCGTCAATTAATATCGAAAGTATTGAAAAAGTGAATGAAGTTGTATTTTTGAATGCGGGAATTAATGAAATTATTTCTGAAACAAAAACAACTCAAGTTTTTGGGTTTGATGTGCCGTTCTCTAAAAAAACAGCATTAGTAATTTTAAATTATAAAGCTAAATTTGGGATTAAAAGTAGTGTAAAGATTGAACAAATAGGTGAAAAAGAATATAAGGTTATTGTTCCAAAATTTGAAGTAATTGGTGTGGAACTTTCAAAAGATAATCCTTACAATTTGTATGATGATCATGGAGAGTTGTTAAGTGGGACTACAGAAGATGTTGATACTGGGAAATTGGTCACAAACCAACTTTCTAGTGATAAACAAGCAGAGTATTTAGATAAATTTAAGAGTGAAATTAAAGAATCTGCAATCAATTATTATAAAACAATATTTTCTTCAATGGATTCTGAAGTAAAAGTAACTATAGAATTTACAGAATAA
- a CDS encoding leucine-rich repeat domain-containing protein: MWEEGYVIYSCTSDDKVVRVPKEIKGKPVIAIGERGLANLKHCEAIVLPDTVRYIGKGAFTIDNKLKYVHFGKSIETVEDDVFNSDSSLESVVFPEGTKSIGTLVFWGTSSIKSITIPASVTEITEYFYFVDNCNPDVEIHTPKGSKAEEVAKAMQLKVVND; encoded by the coding sequence TTGTGGGAAGAAGGTTATGTCATCTATAGTTGTACTTCTGACGATAAGGTTGTTCGTGTACCAAAGGAAATTAAAGGTAAACCTGTTATCGCAATTGGAGAACGTGGTCTTGCGAACTTGAAACATTGTGAGGCAATCGTTTTACCAGATACAGTACGATATATTGGAAAAGGTGCGTTTACGATTGACAATAAGTTAAAGTATGTCCACTTTGGTAAGTCAATAGAAACAGTAGAAGATGATGTTTTCAACTCTGACAGTTCATTAGAATCAGTTGTATTCCCAGAAGGAACAAAGAGTATTGGAACATTAGTATTCTGGGGGACATCATCAATTAAATCTATTACAATTCCAGCAAGTGTAACAGAAATTACAGAATACTTCTATTTTGTGGATAACTGTAACCCAGATGTAGAAATCCATACACCTAAGGGATCAAAGGCAGAAGAAGTAGCTAAAGCAATGCAACTTAAAGTAGTAAATGACTAA
- a CDS encoding IS3 family transposase, with amino-acid sequence MSNSVDEEPNEKRIQQKLDYLSPVEYRRR; translated from the coding sequence TTGTCAAATAGTGTTGATGAAGAACCTAATGAAAAAAGAATCCAACAAAAATTGGACTACCTGTCTCCGGTTGAATACCGAAGACGGTAG
- a CDS encoding PTS system mannose/fructose/sorbose family transporter subunit IID encodes MAEKIQLSKSDRQKVWWRSQFLQGSWNYERMQNLGWAYSLIPAIKKLYTKKEDQAAALERHLEFFNTHPYVAAPIMGVTLALEEERANGTEIDDAAIQGVKIGMMGPLAGIGDPVFWFTVRPILGALGASLAATGNIVGPLLFFFGWNAIRMSFLWYTQEFGYKAGSEITKDMSGGILKDITKGASILGMFILAVLVQRWVSINFTINLPGKQLSEGAYIVFPEGPVTGGELKGILGQALSGLSLDSVQPQTLQGQLNSLIPGLMGLLLTFLCMWLLKKKVSPITIILALFVVGIAARFFGIM; translated from the coding sequence ATGGCTGAAAAAATTCAATTATCAAAATCAGATCGCCAAAAAGTTTGGTGGCGTTCACAATTCCTTCAAGGTTCTTGGAACTACGAACGTATGCAAAACTTGGGTTGGGCTTACTCTTTGATCCCAGCTATCAAGAAACTTTACACTAAAAAAGAAGACCAAGCTGCTGCTCTTGAGCGTCACCTCGAGTTCTTCAACACTCACCCATACGTAGCTGCCCCAATCATGGGGGTTACTCTTGCACTTGAAGAAGAACGCGCAAACGGTACTGAAATCGATGACGCTGCTATCCAAGGTGTTAAGATCGGTATGATGGGACCTCTTGCTGGTATCGGTGACCCAGTCTTCTGGTTTACAGTTCGTCCTATCCTTGGTGCCCTTGGTGCATCACTTGCTGCAACTGGTAATATCGTCGGACCACTTCTCTTTTTCTTTGGATGGAATGCTATCCGTATGTCTTTCCTTTGGTATACACAAGAGTTTGGTTACAAGGCTGGATCTGAAATCACTAAAGACATGTCAGGTGGTATCTTGAAAGACATCACTAAAGGAGCTTCAATCCTTGGTATGTTCATCCTTGCCGTTCTTGTACAACGTTGGGTATCTATCAACTTCACTATCAACCTTCCAGGTAAACAATTGTCAGAAGGTGCCTACATCGTCTTCCCAGAAGGTCCTGTTACAGGTGGAGAATTGAAGGGTATTCTTGGTCAAGCACTCAGCGGATTGAGCTTGGATAGCGTTCAACCACAAACCCTTCAAGGACAGTTGAACTCATTGATTCCAGGATTGATGGGACTTCTCCTTACTTTCCTATGCATGTGGTTGCTTAAGAAAAAAGTATCTCCAATCACAATCATTCTTGCCCTCTTTGTAGTTGGTATCGCAGCTCGTTTCTTCGGTATCATGTAA
- a CDS encoding PTS mannose/fructose/sorbose transporter subunit IIC, protein MSDISFISAILVVVVAFFAGLEGILDQFQFHQPIVACTLIGLVTGNLEAGVMLGGSLQMIALGWANIGAAVAPDAALASVAAAIIMIKGGNFTTEGIAVATATAIPLAVAGLFLTMIVRTISVGLVHTADAAAKEGNITAVERAHYFALALQGLRIAIPAALLLAMPTEAVQSVLNLMPEWLKGGMAVGGAMVVAVGYALVINMMATREVWPFFAIGFALAAISQLTLIALGVIGVALAFIYLNLSKQGGNGGGGAATSNDPIGDILEDY, encoded by the coding sequence ATGTCAGATATTTCATTCATTTCTGCTATCTTGGTTGTAGTTGTTGCCTTCTTCGCAGGTCTTGAAGGTATCCTCGACCAATTCCAATTCCATCAACCAATCGTAGCATGTACCCTTATCGGTCTTGTAACTGGTAACCTCGAAGCAGGGGTTATGCTTGGTGGATCACTTCAAATGATCGCCCTTGGTTGGGCTAACATCGGAGCTGCCGTAGCTCCTGACGCTGCCCTTGCCTCTGTTGCCGCTGCAATCATCATGATTAAAGGTGGTAACTTTACTACTGAAGGTATCGCAGTCGCAACTGCTACTGCAATACCTCTTGCCGTAGCTGGACTTTTCTTGACTATGATTGTTCGTACAATCTCAGTTGGTTTGGTTCACACTGCTGACGCTGCTGCTAAAGAAGGAAACATTACAGCTGTTGAACGCGCTCACTACTTTGCCCTCGCTCTTCAAGGTCTACGTATTGCTATCCCAGCTGCACTCTTGCTTGCAATGCCAACTGAAGCCGTTCAAAGCGTATTGAACCTTATGCCAGAATGGCTTAAAGGTGGTATGGCTGTCGGTGGTGCTATGGTCGTTGCCGTTGGTTACGCATTGGTTATCAACATGATGGCTACTCGTGAAGTATGGCCATTCTTCGCTATCGGTTTTGCTCTTGCAGCAATCTCTCAATTGACTTTGATTGCCCTTGGTGTCATCGGTGTTGCCCTTGCCTTCATCTACCTCAACCTTTCTAAACAAGGTGGAAACGGCGGAGGAGGAGCTGCAACTTCTAACGATCCAATCGGTGATATCCTAGAAGACTACTAG
- a CDS encoding PTS sugar transporter subunit IIB: MSIGIIIASHGEFAAGIHQSGSMIFGEQEKVQVVTFMPNEGPDDLYAKFNNAVAAFDAEDEVLVLADLWSGSPFNQASRVMGENPERKFAIITGLNLPMLIQAYTERLMDAAAGVDKVAANIIKEAKDGIKALPEELNPAEEVATAAAAPVAQAAIPEGTVIGDGKLKINLARLDTRLLHGQVATAWTPDSKADRIIVASDNVANDDLRKELIKQAAPNGVKANVVPIQKLIEVAKDPRFGNTHALILFETPQDALRAIEGGVPIKTLNVGSMAHSTGKTMINNVLSMDKDDVATFEKMRDLGVEFDVRKVPNDTKKDLFDLISKANVQ, from the coding sequence ATGAGTATCGGAATCATTATTGCGAGCCACGGTGAATTTGCCGCTGGTATTCATCAGTCAGGATCTATGATCTTTGGTGAACAAGAAAAGGTTCAAGTTGTAACCTTTATGCCAAACGAAGGTCCAGATGATTTATACGCCAAGTTCAACAATGCTGTGGCTGCATTTGACGCAGAAGATGAGGTTCTAGTCTTGGCTGACCTTTGGAGTGGGTCTCCATTTAACCAAGCTAGCCGCGTAATGGGAGAAAACCCTGAGCGTAAATTTGCCATCATCACAGGACTTAACTTACCGATGTTGATCCAAGCTTACACAGAGCGCCTTATGGACGCTGCTGCTGGAGTGGATAAAGTCGCTGCAAACATCATTAAAGAGGCCAAAGATGGCATCAAGGCTCTTCCAGAAGAGCTAAATCCAGCTGAGGAAGTTGCAACTGCTGCAGCTGCTCCTGTAGCCCAAGCTGCTATCCCAGAAGGAACAGTTATCGGAGACGGTAAATTGAAAATCAATCTTGCTCGTCTTGACACACGTCTTCTTCACGGGCAAGTCGCAACTGCTTGGACTCCAGATTCTAAAGCAGACCGTATCATCGTTGCTTCAGATAACGTAGCAAATGACGACCTTCGTAAAGAATTGATCAAACAAGCGGCTCCTAACGGAGTGAAGGCTAACGTTGTGCCAATCCAAAAATTGATTGAGGTTGCAAAAGATCCTCGTTTTGGTAACACACACGCCCTTATCTTATTTGAAACACCTCAAGATGCCCTTCGTGCTATCGAAGGCGGTGTGCCAATTAAGACTCTTAACGTTGGATCAATGGCTCACTCAACTGGTAAAACAATGATCAACAACGTATTGTCAATGGACAAAGATGACGTTGCTACATTTGAAAAAATGCGTGATCTTGGTGTTGAATTTGACGTACGTAAAGTGCCAAACGACACTAAAAAAGATTTGTTTGACTTGATTAGCAAAGCTAACGTTCAATAA
- the adhP gene encoding alcohol dehydrogenase AdhP, with the protein MKAVVVNPEGTGVAIEEKVLRPLETGEALVEVEYCGVCHTDLHVAHGDFGKVPGRVLGHEGIGIVKEVAPDVKSLKVGDRVSVAWFFEGCGMCEYCTTGRETLCRTVKNAGYSVDGGMAEQCIVTADYAVKVPEGLDPAQASSITCAGVTTYKAIKEAKVEPGQWVVLYGAGGLGNLAVQYAKKVFNAHVIAVDINNDKLALAKEVGADIVINGLEVEDVPGLIKEKTNGGAHSAVVTAVSKVAFNQAVDSVRAGGRVIAVGLPSEMMDLSIVKTVLDGIQVIGSLVGTRKDLEEAFQFGAEGLVVPIVQKRPVEDAIAVFDEMAAGTIQGRMVLDFTH; encoded by the coding sequence ATGAAAGCTGTTGTTGTAAATCCAGAAGGCACTGGTGTTGCTATTGAAGAAAAAGTTCTCCGTCCACTCGAAACTGGGGAAGCTCTTGTAGAAGTTGAGTACTGTGGTGTCTGCCACACTGACCTCCACGTTGCACATGGTGACTTTGGTAAAGTTCCAGGACGCGTTCTCGGTCACGAAGGTATCGGTATCGTCAAAGAAGTTGCTCCTGATGTTAAAAGCCTAAAAGTTGGTGACCGTGTCAGCGTTGCTTGGTTCTTTGAAGGCTGTGGTATGTGTGAATACTGTACAACTGGGCGCGAAACTCTTTGCCGCACAGTGAAAAATGCTGGCTACTCAGTTGATGGTGGTATGGCAGAACAATGTATCGTAACTGCAGATTATGCCGTTAAGGTTCCAGAAGGTCTCGATCCAGCCCAAGCTTCTTCAATCACTTGTGCCGGTGTTACTACCTACAAGGCTATCAAAGAAGCAAAAGTTGAGCCAGGTCAATGGGTTGTCCTCTATGGTGCTGGAGGACTTGGTAACTTAGCTGTTCAATACGCTAAAAAAGTATTCAACGCTCACGTTATCGCAGTAGATATTAACAACGATAAACTTGCTCTAGCTAAAGAAGTTGGTGCAGATATCGTGATTAACGGTCTTGAAGTCGAAGATGTCCCAGGCCTTATCAAAGAAAAGACAAACGGTGGTGCTCACTCAGCTGTCGTAACAGCTGTATCAAAAGTTGCCTTTAACCAAGCAGTTGACTCTGTTCGTGCAGGCGGTCGTGTAATAGCTGTCGGTCTCCCATCTGAAATGATGGACCTTAGCATCGTCAAAACAGTTCTTGACGGTATCCAAGTCATCGGTTCTCTCGTTGGAACACGTAAAGATTTGGAAGAAGCCTTCCAATTTGGTGCTGAAGGTCTGGTTGTACCAATCGTTCAAAAACGCCCTGTCGAAGATGCCATTGCTGTCTTTGATGAAATGGCTGCCGGAACCATCCAAGGTCGTATGGTTCTAGACTTTACTCATTAA
- the thrC gene encoding threonine synthase — protein MTLVYQSTRDAKNTVTASQAILQGLATDGGLFTPVSYPKVDLDFDTLKDASYQEVAKLVLSAFLDDFTAEELDYCITNAYDSKFDTPAIAPLVKLNGQYNLELFHGSTIAFKDMALSILPYFMTTAAKKHGLENKIVILTATSGDTGKAAMAGFADVPGTEIIVFYPKDGVSKVQELQMTTQTGDNTHVIAIDGNFDDAQTNVKHMFNDVALREKLAANKLQFSSANSMNIGRLVPQIVYYVYAYAQLVKTGEIKAGDKVNFTVPTGNFGNILAAFYAKQIGLPVGKLICASNDNNVLTDFFKTRVYDKKREFKVTTSPSMDILVSSNLERLIFHLLGNDAVKTAELMDALNTQGQYELTDFDAEILDLFAAEYATEAETAAEIKRVYESDSYIEDPHTAVASAVFKKYQAATGDVTKTVIASTASPYKFPVVAVEAVTGKSGLSDFEALAQLHEISGVTVPPAVDGLETAPVRHKTTVATSEMQTAVESYLGL, from the coding sequence ATGACATTAGTTTATCAATCAACGCGTGATGCGAAAAATACCGTAACAGCTAGCCAAGCTATTTTGCAAGGTTTGGCAACAGATGGAGGCTTATTTACTCCAGTTAGCTATCCAAAGGTAGATTTGGATTTTGATACATTAAAAGATGCTTCTTACCAAGAAGTGGCTAAGCTGGTCTTGTCAGCTTTCTTGGATGACTTTACAGCAGAAGAGTTGGACTACTGTATCACCAATGCCTATGACAGCAAGTTTGATACACCAGCCATTGCCCCTCTTGTCAAACTTAATGGCCAATACAACTTGGAACTTTTCCACGGTTCAACCATTGCCTTTAAGGATATGGCCTTGTCTATCTTGCCATACTTTATGACAACAGCTGCCAAGAAACATGGCTTGGAAAACAAGATTGTCATCTTGACAGCGACATCTGGGGACACTGGGAAAGCTGCTATGGCAGGATTTGCGGATGTTCCTGGAACTGAAATTATCGTCTTTTATCCAAAAGATGGTGTCAGCAAGGTGCAAGAATTGCAAATGACCACTCAAACTGGCGACAATACTCATGTTATCGCTATTGATGGGAACTTTGACGATGCGCAAACAAATGTTAAACATATGTTTAACGATGTGGCTCTTCGTGAAAAATTGGCAGCTAACAAGCTCCAGTTCTCATCAGCCAACTCTATGAATATTGGCCGTTTGGTACCACAGATTGTCTATTATGTTTATGCTTACGCTCAGCTTGTTAAGACTGGCGAGATTAAGGCTGGTGACAAGGTTAACTTCACCGTACCGACAGGAAATTTTGGTAATATCTTGGCTGCCTTTTACGCTAAGCAAATCGGTCTACCAGTTGGAAAACTGATCTGTGCTTCAAATGACAATAATGTCTTGACAGACTTCTTCAAGACTCGTGTCTATGACAAGAAGCGTGAGTTTAAGGTAACCACTAGCCCATCTATGGATATCTTGGTATCTTCAAACTTGGAGCGTTTGATTTTCCACCTTTTGGGTAATGATGCGGTTAAGACAGCTGAACTCATGGATGCTTTGAACACTCAAGGTCAGTATGAATTGACAGATTTTGATGCAGAGATTCTTGACCTCTTTGCAGCAGAATATGCGACAGAAGCAGAAACAGCTGCAGAAATCAAGCGTGTTTATGAGTCAGACTCTTACATCGAGGATCCTCATACAGCAGTTGCTTCAGCCGTATTTAAAAAATACCAAGCAGCAACAGGCGATGTAACTAAGACGGTGATTGCTTCAACAGCTAGTCCTTACAAATTCCCAGTGGTTGCGGTGGAAGCTGTGACAGGAAAATCAGGTCTTAGCGACTTTGAAGCCTTGGCTCAATTACATGAAATCTCAGGAGTAACAGTGCCACCAGCAGTGGATGGCCTTGAAACAGCTCCAGTTCGTCACAAGACAACTGTTGCAACATCAGAGATGCAGACTGCAGTAGAATCTTATCTAGGACTTTAA
- a CDS encoding MATE family efflux transporter produces MFKKYKDILNIALPAMGENFLQMLMGMVDSYLVAHLGLIAISGVSVAGNIITIYQAIFIALGAAISSVISKSLGQKDQSKLAYHVTEALKITLLLSLVLGGLSIFAGQEMIGLLGTEAAVAESGGLYLALVGGTIVLLGLMTSLGALIRATHNPRLPLYVSLLSNALNILFSSLAIFVLDMGIAGVAWGTILSRLVGVVILWSQLKLPYTRPNFGLDKDLLTLALPAAGERLMMRAGDVVIIALVVSFGTEAVAGNAIGEVLTQFNYMPAFGVATATVMQVARAVGEDDWARVYNLSKQTFCLSLFLMLPLTLSIYALGTPLSHLYTSDPVAIEASVMVTLFSLLGTPMTTGTVIYTAVWQGLGNARLPFYATSIGMWCIRIGTGYLMGIVLGWGLPGIWAGTLLDNGFRWIFLRYRYKQYISLKG; encoded by the coding sequence TTGTTTAAGAAATATAAAGACATTCTCAACATAGCTCTGCCAGCCATGGGTGAAAATTTCTTGCAGATGCTCATGGGAATGGTGGACAGCTATCTGGTAGCCCATCTAGGTTTGATAGCCATTTCGGGTGTATCTGTAGCGGGCAATATTATCACCATTTATCAGGCTATTTTTATTGCTTTGGGAGCGGCTATTTCCAGCGTCATTTCCAAAAGTTTGGGACAGAAAGATCAATCTAAACTAGCCTATCATGTGACAGAAGCGCTCAAGATTACTCTGCTACTGAGTTTAGTTTTAGGGGGCTTGTCCATCTTTGCCGGTCAAGAGATGATTGGTCTTTTGGGGACAGAAGCGGCTGTGGCTGAGAGTGGTGGACTATACCTAGCTTTGGTTGGTGGGACAATCGTCCTCTTGGGCTTGATGACTAGTTTAGGAGCCTTGATTCGCGCCACCCATAATCCGCGCCTTCCTCTCTATGTAAGTCTTTTATCCAATGCCCTGAATATTCTCTTTTCAAGTCTAGCTATTTTTGTTCTTGATATGGGGATAGCTGGTGTAGCTTGGGGGACTATTTTGTCTCGTTTGGTCGGGGTTGTGATTTTGTGGTCACAATTAAAACTTCCATATACGAGACCAAATTTTGGACTGGACAAAGACTTGCTGACTTTGGCTTTACCTGCAGCGGGAGAACGTCTCATGATGCGAGCTGGAGATGTGGTCATTATTGCCTTAGTTGTTTCTTTCGGAACTGAGGCAGTCGCAGGAAATGCAATCGGTGAAGTCTTGACCCAGTTTAACTATATGCCAGCCTTTGGTGTCGCTACAGCAACAGTCATGCAGGTGGCTCGAGCAGTTGGAGAAGATGATTGGGCAAGGGTATACAACTTAAGTAAGCAAACTTTTTGTCTTTCCCTCTTTCTTATGTTGCCCTTAACACTCAGTATCTATGCTCTGGGAACGCCCCTAAGTCACCTCTACACTAGTGATCCTGTGGCTATTGAAGCAAGTGTTATGGTGACGCTGTTCTCTCTACTAGGGACTCCTATGACGACGGGGACAGTCATTTATACAGCTGTCTGGCAAGGTTTGGGAAATGCCCGACTTCCCTTTTATGCGACAAGTATCGGAATGTGGTGTATCCGTATCGGAACAGGGTATCTGATGGGAATTGTTCTTGGTTGGGGCTTGCCTGGTATCTGGGCAGGAACGCTTTTGGATAATGGTTTCCGTTGGATTTTCCTACGCTATCGTTATAAGCAATATATCTCTTTGAAAGGATGA
- a CDS encoding HAD-IA family hydrolase, translating into MKKIGFIWDLDGTLLDSYEAILAGIEETFAQFDIPYDKAKVRAFILQTSVQDLLEKVGEERGLDADMLNQVRAQSLAEKNAQVVLMPGAREILTWADQQGIEQFVYTHKGDNAFTILENLGLAHYFTEILTNQSGFARKPSPEAAIYLLDKYGLDPQQTYYIGDRILDIEFAQNSGIQSINFLASPVPCNQQIEHLEDISSLSF; encoded by the coding sequence ATGAAAAAAATTGGATTTATCTGGGATTTAGATGGGACCTTGTTGGATTCTTATGAGGCTATTTTAGCAGGAATCGAAGAGACTTTTGCCCAGTTTGACATTCCTTATGATAAGGCTAAGGTTCGTGCCTTTATTCTACAAACTTCCGTTCAAGATCTGTTGGAAAAGGTGGGAGAAGAAAGAGGCTTGGATGCAGATATGCTCAATCAGGTTCGTGCTCAGAGCTTGGCTGAGAAGAATGCTCAAGTGGTTCTGATGCCAGGGGCGCGTGAAATCTTAACTTGGGCAGACCAGCAAGGAATTGAGCAGTTTGTTTATACCCATAAAGGGGATAATGCTTTTACAATTTTAGAGAACTTGGGTTTGGCCCACTATTTCACAGAAATTTTAACCAATCAAAGTGGCTTTGCTCGGAAGCCTAGTCCAGAAGCTGCGATCTATTTGCTAGATAAGTATGGACTAGATCCTCAGCAGACTTATTATATCGGTGATCGGATTTTGGATATCGAATTTGCTCAAAATAGTGGGATTCAGAGTATCAATTTCCTTGCCTCACCTGTACCTTGTAATCAACAGATAGAGCATTTAGAAGACATTAGCTCGCTTTCCTTTTAG
- a CDS encoding LysM peptidoglycan-binding domain-containing protein — MKKRIILASTVALSLAPTLATQAEELVWTARSVEQIQNDVTKNENKTSYTIQYGDTLSTIAEALGVDVTVLANLNKISNIDLIFPETVLTTTVNDEEEVTEVEIQTPQAASSEEVTTATADLTTNQVTVDDQTVQVEDLTQPVEETEAQVEAVAPQATEETVAEVTTEVVTPAEEPVAEATTETVAEVASPVVENSTPVVEETAVETATSSSDTEDVTYQAEPSQHSSNTYAAPAAPDYAGLAAAKSENAGLQPQTAAFKEEIANLFGITSFSGYRPGDSGDHGKGLAIDFMVPVSSALGDQIADYAIQNMASRGINYIIWKQRFYAPYDSKYGPAYTWNPMPDRGSITENHYDHVHVSMN, encoded by the coding sequence ATGAAGAAACGAATTATTTTAGCATCAACAGTGGCTCTATCACTTGCCCCTACCTTGGCAACTCAAGCAGAAGAACTAGTATGGACAGCGCGTAGTGTTGAGCAAATTCAAAACGATGTTACTAAGAATGAGAATAAAACAAGCTATACGATTCAGTATGGAGATACTCTAAGTACCATTGCCGAAGCTTTGGGAGTGGATGTGACCGTTCTTGCTAACTTGAACAAGATCAGCAATATTGATCTGATTTTCCCTGAGACAGTGCTTACTACAACTGTTAATGATGAGGAAGAAGTGACGGAAGTTGAAATCCAAACACCTCAAGCGGCTTCTAGTGAAGAAGTGACAACTGCGACAGCAGATTTGACAACCAATCAAGTGACTGTAGATGACCAAACTGTACAGGTTGAAGATTTAACTCAACCAGTTGAAGAAACAGAGGCTCAAGTTGAAGCAGTAGCACCACAAGCGACTGAAGAAACAGTAGCAGAGGTTACTACAGAAGTTGTAACACCAGCGGAAGAGCCGGTAGCAGAGGCTACTACTGAAACTGTAGCAGAAGTTGCGAGTCCAGTAGTAGAGAACTCAACTCCAGTAGTGGAGGAAACAGCTGTAGAGACGGCTACAAGCTCATCTGATACAGAAGACGTTACCTATCAAGCAGAACCAAGTCAGCACTCTTCAAATACTTATGCAGCCCCAGCAGCTCCTGACTATGCAGGACTTGCTGCAGCAAAATCAGAGAATGCAGGACTTCAACCACAAACAGCTGCCTTTAAAGAAGAAATTGCTAACTTGTTCGGCATTACATCTTTTAGCGGATACCGTCCAGGAGATAGTGGCGACCATGGAAAAGGTCTTGCCATTGACTTTATGGTTCCAGTAAGCTCAGCTCTTGGAGACCAAATTGCAGATTATGCTATCCAAAATATGGCTAGCCGTGGAATCAACTACATCATCTGGAAACAACGTTTCTACGCACCATACGATAGCAAATATGGACCAGCCTACACTTGGAATCCAATGCCAGATCGTGGAAGCATCACAGAAAACCACTATGACCACGTTCACGTATCGATGAACTAA
- a CDS encoding DUF2262 domain-containing protein — protein sequence MTKRLKTPFEKTRDDFEQEFTGEIVELLIFTLQNVNGAASLKDGCLMPSVHFKASVNVETQEFSEREGRLEWLLTPEEFEEKHWGFSFEPYKIHHIKCQKRPFMELEPYMSEVANNCYHLLEYLDDQSTDARLETLIETYQKPVIIQDDIGEFTLNRAYSWFEGFITYEGGKIHAMFAASADESLPPRSFDDLKKFMGTFQVQDTRIKDYIVKELWETAQDWIDSDENDVELTEEYFTNSLSLSELSINEDGELTLYYDDREEIFAGHAIEVVIDKDGEILRADLVG from the coding sequence ATGACAAAACGATTGAAAACTCCATTTGAGAAAACAAGAGATGATTTTGAACAGGAATTTACTGGAGAAATTGTTGAGCTCTTGATTTTTACCCTCCAAAATGTAAATGGGGCTGCTTCTTTAAAAGATGGTTGTCTAATGCCGTCAGTTCATTTTAAAGCTAGTGTCAATGTTGAAACTCAGGAGTTCTCTGAACGTGAGGGACGTTTGGAATGGCTCCTGACCCCAGAAGAATTTGAAGAAAAGCATTGGGGCTTTAGTTTTGAACCCTACAAAATTCATCATATCAAATGCCAAAAACGCCCCTTCATGGAGTTAGAGCCATATATGTCAGAAGTAGCTAATAACTGCTACCACTTGCTGGAATACTTAGATGACCAATCTACAGACGCTAGGTTAGAGACCTTGATTGAAACCTATCAAAAACCTGTTATCATTCAAGACGATATTGGCGAATTCACCTTAAACAGAGCCTATTCTTGGTTTGAAGGCTTCATCACCTATGAAGGCGGTAAGATTCATGCTATGTTTGCTGCGAGTGCAGATGAAAGTCTCCCTCCAAGATCTTTTGATGATCTAAAGAAATTTATGGGAACTTTCCAAGTTCAAGATACTCGGATTAAAGACTATATTGTCAAAGAACTGTGGGAAACAGCTCAAGACTGGATAGATTCAGATGAAAATGATGTGGAGTTAACAGAAGAGTATTTTACCAACTCACTTTCCTTGAGTGAACTATCGATCAACGAAGATGGAGAATTGACCCTCTACTATGATGATCGTGAAGAAATTTTTGCAGGCCATGCCATCGAAGTTGTCATAGATAAAGATGGAGAAATCCTTCGAGCAGATTTGGTAGGCTAG